In one window of Pseudobythopirellula maris DNA:
- a CDS encoding LamG domain-containing protein: MNFEKLNRLLLAASEGELSVRDRAELNSALLADAELRSQAVEWLCEESLLHAEATSMITPTGDLLDLAALKASHAPPYTRPVAPATRSFWAPLGAAALACSLLLNVFLWGDPQEPRVADAEAATGFQGARLTKVTGCIWEPSASTSPARGRVLQGGETLKLQQGIAEIDLQVEGARASVRLLGPCTAIVRLGEIPELVSGRMVADISVYGQSLRVETPVGLLELSDDASLGILKNDSGYAVHMLDGVAVWAGPPHALGVEPGVEAGYLLEGEAIARRFAGTEEAGLRRVSADSDMFAEELSMATDRLSAGPRYAQLVMASKPAGFWRFNRKSSGLLVNEVEGGIEMKIGGEVSSVTYGENYALEFGMTRRAGYLYADQPWPAAPLKEFSAEVWVKPSHFHNGSIFALTVESELPNRFANHAVLVELGGSEFHWRSRTPLNSLRYLLRDPPSNVPEGEFGTSINHGYEVRRWHHLAYVKRADRLELYRNGELISKDPCNGEIASGMQLVCGRLYPHLAERLFVGQLDELAIYERPLSETEVREHYFAGDIDSEPNDAI; this comes from the coding sequence ATGAACTTCGAGAAGCTAAATCGATTGCTGCTGGCGGCGTCGGAAGGCGAGCTGTCGGTGCGCGACCGCGCTGAGCTGAACTCGGCGTTACTCGCCGACGCCGAACTCCGCTCGCAGGCGGTCGAGTGGCTTTGCGAAGAGTCGCTGCTGCACGCCGAAGCGACTTCCATGATCACTCCCACGGGCGACCTGCTGGACCTGGCGGCGCTCAAGGCGTCGCACGCCCCTCCTTACACGCGCCCCGTTGCGCCGGCGACCCGATCTTTTTGGGCCCCCTTGGGGGCGGCGGCCCTGGCTTGCTCGTTGCTGCTGAACGTCTTCCTGTGGGGCGACCCTCAGGAGCCACGCGTCGCCGACGCTGAGGCCGCGACGGGGTTCCAAGGCGCTCGGCTCACGAAGGTGACCGGCTGCATCTGGGAGCCCTCCGCCAGCACCTCACCCGCCCGCGGCCGGGTGCTGCAGGGCGGCGAGACTCTCAAGCTGCAGCAAGGCATCGCCGAGATCGACTTGCAGGTGGAGGGGGCGAGGGCCTCGGTTCGCCTGCTCGGCCCCTGCACCGCGATCGTGCGTCTGGGGGAAATCCCCGAGCTCGTCTCCGGCCGGATGGTCGCCGACATCAGCGTCTACGGCCAGTCGCTGCGCGTCGAGACGCCCGTCGGCTTGCTGGAGCTGAGCGACGACGCGTCGCTTGGGATCTTGAAGAACGACAGCGGTTACGCCGTCCACATGCTCGATGGCGTCGCGGTCTGGGCGGGGCCTCCTCACGCGCTGGGCGTCGAGCCCGGTGTGGAGGCTGGCTACCTATTGGAGGGAGAGGCGATTGCGCGACGCTTCGCGGGTACCGAGGAGGCGGGGCTGCGGCGGGTGTCGGCCGACAGCGACATGTTCGCCGAGGAGCTATCGATGGCGACCGACAGGTTGTCCGCCGGTCCCCGCTACGCTCAGCTCGTCATGGCGTCCAAGCCCGCGGGGTTCTGGCGGTTCAACCGCAAGTCGTCGGGCCTGCTGGTGAACGAGGTCGAGGGCGGCATCGAGATGAAGATCGGTGGCGAGGTCTCTTCGGTCACTTACGGTGAGAACTACGCTCTTGAGTTTGGCATGACCCGTCGTGCGGGCTACCTCTACGCGGACCAACCCTGGCCCGCCGCTCCGCTCAAGGAGTTCTCCGCCGAGGTGTGGGTCAAGCCGAGCCACTTCCACAACGGGTCGATCTTCGCCCTCACGGTCGAATCCGAACTGCCCAACAGGTTCGCCAACCACGCCGTGCTGGTGGAGCTCGGCGGGTCCGAATTCCACTGGCGGTCACGCACGCCGCTCAACTCGCTCCGTTACCTGTTGCGCGACCCGCCATCGAACGTGCCGGAGGGCGAGTTCGGAACGAGCATCAACCACGGCTACGAGGTGCGTCGCTGGCATCACTTGGCTTACGTGAAGCGGGCCGACCGGCTCGAACTCTACCGCAACGGTGAGCTGATCTCCAAAGACCCTTGCAACGGCGAGATCGCCAGCGGGATGCAACTGGTGTGCGGCCGGCTTTATCCGCATCTCGCCGAACGGTTGTTCGTGGGGCAGCTCGACGAGTTGGCGATCTACGAGCGGCCGCTGAGCGAGACCGAGGTGCGTGAGCACTACTTTGCGGGCGACATAGACTCGGAGCCGAACGATGCGATCTGA
- a CDS encoding arylsulfatase has protein sequence MIQSRLTLPVLLLLALTAVTACAADKPNILVIWGDDIGTWNISHNNRGMMAYETPNIDRIAKEGVSFTDYYAQQSCTAGRAAFIGGTVPVRTGMTKVGLPNAAEGWQEQDITIAAVLKEQGYATGQFGKNHFGDRDEHLPTNHGFDEYFGSLYHLNASEEPENRDYPGDMVLPNGKTFLEQYGPRGVVDCKANDDGTQSIKDTGPLDKKRMETIDDETVAKAKDYIKRQNDAGKPFFCWWNGTRMHFRTHVKEEHTGLSGPSGNEYHDGMVEHDMHVGELLDLLDELGIAENTIVMYSTDNGPHFNTWPDAGYTPFRKEKNSNWEGAYRVPAFVRWPAEYPAGAMVNGIVAHEDWMVTFASAAGKKDLKEDMLDGYEAIGRTYKQHLDGYDMNEYLSKADSFDSYSDNIKASPRKEFFYVNDDGQMVAIRLGDWKAVFLENRASAFQIWREPFTELRVPLLFNLRRDPFEKAQIDANVYHDWFLDRPFVIVPMQQIAGKFFETLKEYPPSQTPGSFNLDKIQEQIENAATGK, from the coding sequence ATGATTCAGTCCCGTCTGACCCTGCCGGTCCTGTTGCTTCTAGCGTTGACGGCGGTAACCGCCTGCGCCGCCGACAAGCCGAACATCCTCGTCATCTGGGGCGACGACATCGGCACGTGGAACATCAGCCACAACAACCGCGGCATGATGGCGTACGAGACACCCAACATCGACCGCATCGCTAAAGAAGGCGTCTCGTTCACCGACTACTACGCCCAGCAGAGCTGCACTGCCGGGCGTGCGGCGTTCATCGGCGGCACGGTGCCGGTCCGCACCGGCATGACCAAGGTCGGCCTGCCGAACGCGGCCGAAGGCTGGCAAGAACAGGACATCACGATCGCCGCCGTGCTCAAGGAGCAAGGCTACGCGACTGGCCAGTTCGGCAAGAACCACTTCGGCGACCGCGACGAGCACCTGCCCACGAATCACGGCTTCGATGAGTACTTCGGCAGCCTGTACCACCTGAACGCCTCGGAAGAGCCCGAGAACCGTGACTACCCGGGCGACATGGTGCTGCCAAACGGCAAGACGTTCCTCGAGCAGTACGGCCCGCGCGGCGTGGTCGATTGTAAGGCCAACGACGACGGCACGCAGTCGATCAAAGACACCGGCCCGCTCGACAAGAAGCGGATGGAGACGATCGACGATGAGACGGTGGCCAAGGCGAAAGATTACATCAAGCGTCAGAACGACGCCGGCAAGCCGTTCTTCTGCTGGTGGAACGGCACTCGCATGCACTTCCGCACGCACGTGAAGGAAGAGCACACCGGCCTGAGCGGCCCCAGCGGCAACGAGTACCACGACGGCATGGTGGAGCACGACATGCACGTCGGCGAGCTGCTCGACCTGCTGGACGAGCTCGGCATCGCCGAGAACACGATCGTGATGTACTCCACGGACAACGGCCCGCACTTCAACACCTGGCCCGACGCCGGCTACACGCCGTTCCGCAAAGAAAAGAACAGCAACTGGGAGGGCGCCTACCGCGTCCCGGCGTTCGTCCGCTGGCCCGCCGAGTACCCCGCCGGCGCCATGGTCAACGGCATCGTCGCCCACGAGGACTGGATGGTCACGTTCGCGTCGGCCGCCGGCAAGAAGGACCTCAAGGAGGACATGCTCGACGGCTACGAAGCGATCGGCCGCACGTACAAGCAGCACCTCGACGGCTACGACATGAACGAGTACCTGTCCAAGGCCGACTCGTTCGATAGCTACAGCGACAACATTAAGGCGTCGCCCCGCAAGGAGTTCTTCTACGTCAACGACGACGGCCAGATGGTCGCCATCCGCTTGGGGGATTGGAAGGCGGTGTTCTTGGAGAACCGCGCGAGCGCCTTCCAGATCTGGCGTGAGCCGTTCACCGAGCTGCGGGTCCCGCTGCTCTTTAACCTGCGCCGCGACCCGTTCGAGAAGGCCCAGATCGACGCGAACGTTTACCACGACTGGTTCCTCGACCGGCCCTTTGTGATCGTGCCGATGCAGCAGATCGCCGGCAAGTTCTTTGAGACGCTCAAGGAGTACCCGCCGAGCCAGACGCCCGGCTCGTTCAACCTGGACAAGATCCAGGAGCAGATCGAGAACGCCGCCACGGGCAAGTGA
- the hydA gene encoding dihydropyrimidinase — protein MALLIRNGRVVTAGSDAVADVLVEGETIVAVGRDLAAPASAEVLDATDKLVLPGFIDPHVHIHLPFMGTHAKDDHASASKAALVGGTTSLIEMICPGPDEDPVEAYELWKSKAAGAASCDYGFHMGVTNFDESTPDKLKKIVEDGTASFKVFLAYKGALGVSDEELFNTLELAAELGVIVTAHCENESLVSELQQRLLADGKTGPEWHEPSRPVRVEAEGVHHLMTFAELTGAHVYVVHTSCQEAVEAAAAAKARGVQAWIETVIPYLVLDDTYAQQTGFEGAKYVMSPPIRDEQHQPYLWNALANRTISTVATDHAPFDFKGQKEMGRDNFTMIPNGIPSVEHRVQLLYHHGVTTGRIDLSTFVDSASTQAAKLFGLYPKKGTIAVGSDADLVVWDPDWEGVLSVDTHHMQTDYSAFEGWEQVGRADTVTVRGEVMVRGGEFVGPEGKGQFLKREPTH, from the coding sequence ATGGCGCTGCTGATTAGGAACGGACGGGTCGTGACCGCGGGGAGCGACGCGGTCGCCGACGTGCTGGTCGAGGGCGAGACCATCGTGGCGGTCGGCCGCGATTTGGCGGCGCCCGCGAGCGCCGAGGTGCTCGACGCGACCGACAAGCTCGTGCTGCCGGGGTTCATCGACCCGCACGTGCACATCCACTTGCCGTTCATGGGAACGCACGCCAAGGACGACCACGCCTCGGCCAGCAAGGCGGCATTGGTCGGCGGCACGACTTCGCTCATCGAGATGATCTGCCCCGGGCCGGACGAGGACCCGGTCGAGGCTTACGAGTTATGGAAGTCGAAGGCCGCCGGCGCCGCGTCGTGCGACTACGGCTTCCACATGGGGGTGACGAACTTCGACGAGTCGACCCCGGACAAGCTCAAGAAGATCGTCGAAGACGGCACGGCGAGCTTCAAGGTGTTCCTCGCCTACAAGGGCGCCCTGGGGGTGAGCGACGAGGAGCTCTTCAACACCCTGGAACTGGCGGCCGAGTTGGGCGTGATTGTCACGGCCCATTGCGAGAACGAGTCGCTTGTCTCCGAGCTGCAGCAGCGGCTGCTGGCCGACGGCAAGACCGGGCCCGAATGGCACGAGCCGTCGCGGCCCGTGCGGGTCGAGGCCGAGGGGGTGCATCACCTGATGACGTTCGCCGAGCTGACCGGCGCCCATGTCTATGTGGTGCACACCAGTTGCCAGGAGGCGGTCGAGGCGGCCGCGGCCGCCAAGGCCCGCGGCGTGCAGGCGTGGATCGAGACCGTCATCCCGTACCTCGTGCTCGACGACACCTACGCCCAGCAGACCGGCTTCGAAGGCGCCAAGTACGTGATGTCGCCGCCGATCCGAGACGAGCAGCACCAGCCCTACCTGTGGAACGCACTCGCCAACCGCACGATCAGCACCGTGGCCACCGACCACGCCCCGTTCGACTTCAAAGGCCAGAAGGAGATGGGCCGCGACAACTTCACGATGATCCCGAACGGGATCCCGAGCGTCGAGCACCGTGTGCAGTTGCTCTACCACCACGGGGTGACGACCGGGCGGATCGACCTGTCGACGTTCGTCGACTCGGCCAGCACGCAGGCGGCCAAGCTGTTCGGGCTCTACCCGAAGAAGGGAACGATCGCCGTGGGGTCAGACGCCGACCTGGTGGTCTGGGACCCCGACTGGGAGGGCGTGCTGTCGGTCGACACGCACCACATGCAAACCGACTACTCGGCGTTCGAGGGCTGGGAGCAGGTCGGCCGGGCCGACACGGTCACCGTGCGCGGCGAGGTGATGGTCCGCGGCGGCGAGTTTGTGGGGCCCGAGGGGAAGGGCCAGTTCCTCAAGCGTGAGCCGACGCATTGA
- a CDS encoding HAD family hydrolase yields MKATLAAICLLSPSLALGSDDPLPSWNDGPAKTAVLNFVETTTTEGSTDFVRPSERIAVFDNDGTLWAEQPMYFQLLFALDRVKAQADDHPEWKTTEPFKSALAGDMKGLLATGKEGLAKVLAVSHAGMTADEFAGSVRRWLRTAKHPTTGKPYYRMVYQPMLELLAHLRSNGYKTFIVSGGGVDFMRVFAERVYGVPPEQVIGSSIAAKYELRDGVPTIVKLPEGLFVDDKEGKPANIYGRIGRRPVFAAGNSDGDKQMLQYTTIPRGVDDTTARFGLLVHHTDAEREWAYDRKSHIGQFDKALDDAPQRGWVVVDMAEDWNRVFAD; encoded by the coding sequence TTGAAAGCCACGCTGGCCGCTATCTGCCTGCTGTCGCCCTCACTGGCCCTCGGCTCCGACGACCCGCTGCCGTCGTGGAACGACGGCCCCGCCAAGACGGCGGTGCTCAATTTCGTCGAGACAACCACGACCGAAGGCTCGACCGACTTCGTGCGGCCGTCGGAGCGCATCGCCGTGTTCGACAACGACGGCACGCTGTGGGCCGAGCAGCCGATGTACTTCCAGCTGCTGTTCGCCCTCGATCGGGTGAAGGCCCAAGCCGATGATCACCCGGAGTGGAAGACCACCGAGCCGTTCAAGAGCGCCCTGGCGGGCGACATGAAGGGGCTGTTGGCCACGGGCAAGGAGGGATTGGCGAAGGTCTTGGCGGTCTCGCACGCCGGCATGACCGCCGACGAGTTCGCCGGCTCGGTCCGCCGCTGGCTGCGCACCGCCAAGCACCCGACGACGGGCAAACCGTACTATCGGATGGTCTACCAACCGATGCTCGAACTGCTCGCCCACTTGCGATCCAACGGCTACAAGACGTTCATCGTCTCCGGAGGCGGCGTCGACTTCATGCGGGTGTTCGCCGAGCGGGTTTACGGCGTGCCGCCCGAGCAGGTGATCGGCTCAAGCATCGCCGCGAAGTACGAGCTACGCGACGGGGTCCCCACGATCGTCAAGCTGCCCGAGGGGCTGTTCGTCGACGACAAAGAGGGCAAGCCGGCGAACATTTACGGCCGCATCGGCCGCCGCCCGGTCTTCGCCGCGGGCAACTCCGACGGCGATAAGCAGATGCTCCAGTACACGACCATCCCACGCGGCGTAGACGACACGACGGCCCGCTTTGGCTTGCTCGTCCACCACACCGACGCCGAGCGTGAGTGGGCCTACGACCGCAAGTCGCACATCGGCCAGTTCGACAAGGCGCTCGACGACGCGCCGCAGCGTGGCTGGGTGGTGGTCGACATGGCCGAGGACTGGAATCGCGTGTTCGCCGATTGA
- a CDS encoding PEP-CTERM sorting domain-containing protein produces the protein MKRLAHGALLTSACALTSVLSLSGAAEAGALSINNAGFETDLAPAVGATGWSISSGGTDWFTTTAGAPDSANDPAAAAGGVNWLSGNRLATGAGASNNPQIIEQVVDISSDAALIDSGDALLDFSFMFSDSDQNDEGFVNVSFFSDVAGTALLAGDLTTGVIAPTAADGEPRAPWALRGLSGDVPSSARSLKIELVINRLGGSAGNAHFDDFSGEITPIPEPAGLAMVALCVGLLGAFRARR, from the coding sequence ATGAAACGTCTAGCACACGGAGCCCTGCTCACGAGCGCATGCGCGCTCACATCGGTCTTGTCGCTAAGCGGCGCAGCGGAGGCCGGCGCCCTGTCGATCAATAACGCCGGGTTCGAGACCGACTTGGCGCCGGCCGTCGGCGCGACCGGCTGGTCGATCAGCTCCGGCGGGACCGATTGGTTCACCACGACCGCCGGGGCGCCCGATTCCGCCAACGATCCTGCCGCAGCGGCCGGGGGCGTGAATTGGCTCTCGGGCAACCGCTTGGCGACCGGGGCGGGTGCGAGCAACAACCCGCAGATCATCGAACAAGTGGTCGACATCTCGTCCGACGCGGCGCTCATCGATTCGGGAGACGCACTGCTCGATTTCTCGTTCATGTTCTCGGACAGCGACCAGAACGACGAAGGGTTTGTGAACGTGAGCTTCTTCTCCGATGTCGCCGGCACGGCGTTGCTGGCGGGGGATCTGACCACCGGCGTCATTGCGCCAACCGCCGCCGACGGCGAGCCCCGCGCCCCATGGGCGCTGCGTGGCCTGTCGGGCGACGTGCCCAGCAGCGCTCGCTCGCTGAAGATCGAACTGGTGATCAATCGCCTCGGCGGCTCGGCGGGCAACGCGCACTTCGACGATTTCAGCGGCGAGATCACGCCGATCCCGGAGCCGGCCGGGCTGGCGATGGTCGCCTTGTGCGTTGGCTTGCTCGGCGCCTTCCGCGCCCGCCGCTAA
- a CDS encoding sigma-70 family RNA polymerase sigma factor has product MGFLTASQDRLRAYILACVGNYNDASDILQKTNVVLLRKSKDFADSGEFEAWAFSTAKYEVLSHVRDRQRDRLAFSPELVEVMVEAAAAQVGNLAARQAALSGCLSKLSADKRRLIRMRYAEDLSITQVASGVGKSTGAVKAMMRRLRGMLHECVKKRLSEPDPSGV; this is encoded by the coding sequence GTGGGGTTCTTGACCGCCAGTCAAGACCGGTTGCGGGCGTACATACTCGCTTGCGTCGGCAACTACAACGACGCCAGCGACATACTGCAGAAGACCAATGTCGTTTTGCTCCGCAAGTCCAAGGATTTCGCGGACTCCGGAGAGTTTGAAGCGTGGGCTTTTTCCACGGCGAAGTACGAAGTGCTGTCGCATGTCCGAGATCGCCAGCGGGACCGCCTGGCGTTTTCGCCAGAACTCGTGGAGGTGATGGTCGAGGCCGCGGCTGCCCAGGTGGGAAACCTGGCGGCTCGACAGGCCGCGCTGAGCGGCTGCCTGTCAAAGCTCTCCGCGGACAAGCGGCGGCTCATCCGCATGCGGTACGCCGAGGACCTGTCCATCACCCAGGTCGCTTCCGGCGTCGGCAAGTCGACCGGCGCGGTCAAAGCGATGATGCGGCGGCTGCGCGGCATGCTGCACGAGTGCGTCAAGAAGCGTTTGTCCGAGCCCGACCCCTCGGGCGTGTGA
- a CDS encoding DUF1559 domain-containing protein, translating into MKSLLILGSRPPKRAFTLVELLVVIAIIGILVALLLPAVQSAREAARTAQCRNNMKQIGLAMHNYHTTNRYQPIYHDVEGDYYWTKPGPTWTMLILPYIEETPLHDSFDFTQRVIAAANREAVMTVVAGYVCPSAESSSSPIFEDRADVGGSNPTPAPGLYYPVSIGPTARAWPSEPGDCEFCVNQRPSGDNFCCQGSNYGTYRPTYSNPRPPNERVLEASSTGMFGRFNDRRKFSQVTDGLSNTFLLGETLPRQCVYGGVWAPNFSLASTGIPVNEFQECLSPPGCHTVGCGFKSDHPGGINMTMADGSVRFVAEAIDYRLYNHLGTRAGEEVITSL; encoded by the coding sequence ATGAAGTCATTGTTGATCTTGGGCAGCCGCCCCCCGAAGAGGGCCTTCACGCTCGTCGAGTTGCTCGTCGTGATCGCGATTATCGGGATCCTTGTCGCGCTGCTGCTCCCCGCGGTGCAGTCGGCGCGTGAGGCCGCCCGCACGGCGCAGTGTCGCAACAACATGAAGCAGATCGGGTTGGCGATGCACAACTACCACACCACCAATCGGTATCAGCCGATCTACCACGACGTCGAGGGCGACTATTACTGGACCAAGCCGGGCCCGACATGGACGATGCTGATCTTGCCCTACATCGAAGAGACGCCGTTGCACGACTCCTTCGATTTCACCCAGAGGGTCATCGCGGCTGCGAACCGCGAGGCGGTCATGACCGTTGTCGCGGGTTACGTCTGTCCCTCGGCCGAGAGCTCTAGCTCGCCGATCTTCGAAGACCGGGCGGACGTGGGCGGCAGCAACCCGACCCCCGCGCCGGGGTTGTACTACCCGGTGTCGATCGGGCCCACTGCACGGGCTTGGCCGAGCGAGCCGGGCGACTGCGAGTTCTGCGTGAATCAGAGGCCGTCGGGCGACAATTTTTGCTGCCAAGGGAGCAACTACGGAACCTACCGGCCGACCTACTCGAATCCTCGACCGCCCAACGAGCGGGTCCTTGAGGCGAGCTCGACCGGCATGTTCGGCCGATTCAACGACCGCCGCAAGTTTTCTCAGGTGACCGATGGCCTCAGCAACACGTTCTTGCTCGGGGAGACCCTGCCGAGGCAGTGCGTGTACGGCGGGGTCTGGGCGCCCAACTTCTCGCTCGCCTCGACGGGCATCCCCGTGAACGAGTTCCAAGAGTGCTTGAGCCCGCCCGGATGCCACACCGTCGGCTGCGGCTTCAAGAGCGACCACCCCGGCGGCATCAACATGACGATGGCCGACGGCAGCGTGCGGTTTGTTGCCGAAGCGATCGATTACCGCCTCTACAACCACCTCGGCACACGCGCCGGAGAGGAAGTTATTACCAGCCTCTGA
- a CDS encoding BNR-4 repeat-containing protein yields the protein MTTLQIIMIRLNTSGTTRLIASSMLAALLAVVIAGVASRAGAQQPVSFANADFEQGSIGVVPPGWQTSPGMGLLYTTDGAGLSVIDPENAYSGSQFATATWQATGAGQSPFSTGQEMSVYQDVDLSSHAALVDTGSNALNLSFAYNDADPNDVGHVRLEFFDDDSEPIGFTSLFTSLGSQSEEQGWSSRTLSGQMPVGARAARITLAAEAVGSGSARNISFDALSAEIGPHIAPPASDVVHGSLIQFNQNGAWSWYQDERAIVDRERGELIVGSTPNFAGLGGQGVDGQIQTVHVNLSDRSRTLHVHNDIESYGASDDHNVPALLKKEDGDILAFYTGHNNRFGVEDDRSSFRTYDTANESWGAEREFDWWDAIPDDAPGSGGTTYSNLFQLADEDPDGDGNGRLYNIARTQQSPHLMVSDDNGQNWRYGGQLTEQPNDKPASGNYVNGYYKYVSNGTDRIDFIATEYHPRDFNTSIYHAYISGGKIYDSEGNEVDADIFSAASSFDPSTVPSTDDFTQVFQADGEEHSRAWNTDVQSYSDGTVTALFKTRAVPYTANQGVGNHDHRVWFARLDPATNEWTTTEIAQAGANLYGTSESDYTGLGALDPSDPNTIYISTEVHPTTEVKTDHHEIYKGVTADDGATWSWTAVTENSTYDNLRPIIPSWERGRTALLWWKGTMSSSQNYDTAVVGLILDDHEAVGPVTYVDANGANTRLASGGALDFTTGNSSGPTDDAWHYRTLTGNGGGVFTADELANENAPMIKTTSEGVDAGAYDVFAYFWVEESTDWRVSAGLTPDNLAVYRIRGAQHASVDEFDGTVVVDEGNRSLYKAYLGRVELSDGESVVAYIDDYSAFGSGRVWYDGLGYAPVTQILPGDFNDDGIVDAADFTVWRDNLGSLIALPNEDPSVTPGAVTQEDFDTWLDNYGAVSEAYAQAASAPEPAAGWLLAGAWLCTAAGRWSVCPARARAE from the coding sequence ATGACCACCCTGCAGATCATCATGATACGACTGAACACGAGCGGAACCACGCGACTGATTGCCTCCTCGATGCTTGCCGCGTTGCTGGCCGTGGTGATCGCAGGCGTGGCCAGCCGCGCGGGCGCTCAGCAACCCGTCTCCTTCGCGAACGCCGATTTTGAACAGGGGTCCATAGGCGTAGTCCCCCCCGGTTGGCAAACGAGCCCCGGCATGGGGCTGCTCTACACGACGGATGGAGCGGGCCTGTCGGTGATCGATCCCGAGAACGCTTACTCCGGGTCACAGTTCGCCACGGCGACCTGGCAGGCCACAGGGGCGGGGCAGTCGCCGTTCTCCACCGGGCAGGAGATGAGCGTGTACCAGGACGTCGACCTGTCGTCCCACGCTGCGCTGGTCGACACGGGGAGCAACGCGCTCAATCTCTCTTTCGCCTACAACGACGCCGACCCGAACGATGTGGGCCACGTGCGGCTAGAGTTCTTCGACGACGACTCGGAGCCGATCGGGTTCACCTCCCTGTTCACATCGCTCGGCTCGCAGTCGGAGGAGCAGGGGTGGAGCTCCAGGACGCTCTCGGGCCAAATGCCGGTGGGCGCCCGCGCCGCCCGGATCACGCTGGCCGCCGAGGCGGTGGGGAGCGGGTCTGCGAGGAACATCAGCTTCGATGCGTTGTCGGCGGAGATCGGCCCCCACATCGCCCCGCCCGCCTCCGACGTCGTGCACGGCTCGCTGATCCAGTTCAACCAGAACGGCGCCTGGAGCTGGTACCAAGACGAACGCGCGATCGTCGACCGCGAACGCGGCGAGCTGATCGTGGGCTCGACGCCCAACTTCGCCGGGCTCGGCGGCCAAGGGGTCGACGGTCAGATCCAGACCGTCCACGTCAATCTCTCGGACCGCTCACGCACGCTGCACGTGCACAACGACATCGAGTCTTACGGCGCCAGCGACGACCACAACGTCCCCGCGCTCCTGAAGAAGGAGGACGGCGACATCCTCGCCTTCTACACCGGGCACAACAACCGCTTCGGTGTGGAGGACGACCGCAGCTCCTTCCGCACCTACGACACGGCCAACGAGTCGTGGGGCGCCGAGCGCGAATTCGACTGGTGGGACGCCATCCCCGACGACGCCCCGGGGTCGGGCGGCACAACCTACTCCAACTTGTTCCAGCTGGCGGACGAAGACCCCGACGGCGACGGCAACGGCCGGCTCTACAACATCGCTCGCACGCAGCAGAGCCCGCACCTGATGGTGTCGGACGACAACGGCCAGAACTGGAGGTACGGCGGGCAATTGACCGAGCAGCCCAACGACAAGCCCGCCAGCGGCAATTACGTGAACGGCTACTACAAGTACGTCTCGAACGGGACCGACCGGATCGACTTTATCGCCACCGAGTACCACCCGCGCGACTTCAACACGAGCATCTACCACGCCTACATCAGCGGCGGCAAGATCTACGACAGCGAGGGCAACGAGGTCGACGCGGACATCTTCAGCGCGGCCAGCTCGTTCGACCCCAGCACGGTCCCCTCGACCGACGACTTCACGCAGGTCTTCCAAGCCGACGGCGAGGAGCACTCACGCGCCTGGAACACGGACGTGCAGTCGTACAGCGACGGCACGGTGACGGCCCTCTTCAAGACCCGCGCCGTCCCTTACACCGCCAACCAGGGCGTGGGCAACCACGACCACCGGGTCTGGTTCGCCCGTCTCGACCCCGCGACCAACGAATGGACCACGACCGAGATCGCGCAGGCCGGCGCCAACCTGTACGGCACGTCCGAGAGCGACTACACGGGGCTGGGGGCGCTCGACCCCAGCGACCCGAACACGATCTACATCTCGACCGAGGTGCACCCCACCACCGAGGTCAAGACCGACCACCACGAGATCTACAAAGGGGTGACGGCGGACGACGGGGCTACGTGGTCGTGGACGGCGGTCACCGAGAACTCCACCTACGACAACCTTAGGCCGATCATCCCCTCGTGGGAAAGGGGACGCACCGCTCTGCTGTGGTGGAAGGGAACGATGTCTTCCTCGCAGAACTACGACACCGCCGTCGTGGGCCTGATCCTCGACGACCACGAGGCCGTGGGGCCCGTGACTTACGTCGACGCGAACGGCGCCAACACGCGGCTCGCCTCGGGCGGCGCCCTCGACTTCACCACCGGCAATAGCTCCGGCCCGACCGACGACGCGTGGCATTACCGCACCCTCACGGGCAACGGGGGCGGCGTGTTCACCGCCGACGAGTTGGCCAACGAGAACGCGCCTATGATCAAGACGACCTCCGAGGGCGTCGACGCCGGAGCCTACGACGTGTTCGCCTACTTCTGGGTCGAGGAGTCGACCGACTGGCGTGTGAGCGCCGGCCTCACGCCGGACAACCTCGCCGTGTACCGCATCCGTGGCGCCCAGCACGCCAGCGTGGACGAGTTCGACGGCACGGTCGTTGTCGACGAGGGCAACCGCAGCCTCTACAAGGCGTACCTCGGACGCGTCGAGCTGTCCGACGGCGAGTCGGTCGTGGCCTACATCGATGACTACAGCGCCTTCGGGTCGGGCCGGGTCTGGTACGACGGGCTCGGTTACGCCCCGGTCACTCAGATCCTGCCGGGCGACTTCAACGACGACGGCATCGTCGACGCCGCCGACTTCACCGTCTGGCGCGACAACCTCGGCTCTCTCATCGCGTTGCCCAACGAAGACCCCTCCGTCACACCGGGGGCCGTCACGCAGGAAGACTTCGACACCTGGCTAGACAATTACGGCGCCGTGAGCGAAGCCTACGCACAAGCCGCCTCGGCCCCGGAGCCAGCGGCCGGTTGGCTGCTGGCTGGCGCCTGGCTCTGCACGGCGGCGGGGAGGTGGTCGGTTTGCCCGGCCAGGGCGCGGGCCGAGTGA